In Cryptomeria japonica unplaced genomic scaffold, Sugi_1.0 HiC_scaffold_961, whole genome shotgun sequence, one DNA window encodes the following:
- the LOC131046298 gene encoding transcription factor MYB13-like, whose amino-acid sequence MGRAPCCDKIGLNKGPWSPQENRILADFIRMNGHGNWRAVPKQAGLLRCGKSCRLRWLNYLRPEIKHGNFTSEEEDTIIKLHQLLGNRWSAIASRLPGRTDNEIKNVWNTRLKKRVSRMELDPVTNHSKSPKAEHNLILLDYSHSSEKSPSMEEGNSGLIQAKYLVDSPTRISNSSNTLYDSYNLSSGILSSINSIDSEFVNGDSSLSLDWLESSCTNSLDEPLDIEDDTFIVENQDYATEKSTHEVMWKYSSNWEAHYFTTFQKMIS is encoded by the exons atgggCCGAGCTCCCTGCTGTGATAAAATTGGACTAAACAAAGGTCCATGGTCACCTCAGGAAAATCGAATACTCGCTGATTTTATTCGCATGAATGGCCATGGGAACTGGCGTGCAGTCCCTAAACAAGCAG GACTGTTAAGATGCGGTAAAAGCTGTCGTCTAAGGTGGCTTAATTACCTCAGACCAGAAATTAAACATGGGAATTTTACTTCTGAAGAGGAAGACACTATTATTAAGCTTCATCAGCTTCTGGGCAACAG GTGGTCGGCTATTGCTTCACGCCTGCCTGGAAGAACAGATAATGAGATAAAGAATGTGTGGAATACTCGCTTGAAGAAGCGGGTTTCAAGAATGGAACTCGATCCAGTAACAAATCATTCAAAGTCACCCAAGGCGGAGCACAATCTTATCTTGCTTGATTACTCCCACAGTAGTGAGAAAAGTCCATCAATGGAGGAGGGCAATTCAGGTCTCATTCAAGCAAAATATTTGGTTGATTCTCCCACCAGAATCTCTAATTCCTCCAACACATTGTATGATTCATATAATCTGTCAAGCGGAATCCTTTCATCTATAAATAGTATAGACAGTGAGTTTGTAAATGGAGATTCAAGTTTAAGTTTAGATTGGCTTGAATCCAGTTGTACAAATTCTTTAGATGAGCCACTAGATATTGAAGATGACACGTTTATTGTTGAAAACCAGGATTATGCAACGGAAAAAAGTACACATGAAGTAATGTGGAAGTACAGCTCAAACTGGGAAGCTCACTATTTCACTACTTTCCAGAAGATGATTTCTTGA